In Neodiprion virginianus isolate iyNeoVirg1 chromosome 6, iyNeoVirg1.1, whole genome shotgun sequence, the genomic window TACCTTTTTCCCGGATGTGTTActttcattttaaaaaaaggacGCATGTACTGTATTACTATATAAAGCTGCATGCTGCTGCACTTACTATTGCTTTGATAGGCCCGAAAGTCAACCGAAAAATTGCCCTGGGCATGCGTTTGTCTTTCGTTGCAAGCAAAGCAGTTCCAAAAGGTTCCACTTGCAGGAGGAAGTTAAGTTATAATTATTGGTCTCACCACGCCTCATAATATGTATAGGGTGTTGAGAACAAGTACGTGGTGGTTGTTTTTGGCCAAGGTGACTATGTATCCCTCTGACGTGATTTTGAGTCCACAACAACGTGAGACCTGTAATATATCAATATAGTTATGAATCTGTCCCTGTCTTTATTTAACGATACCAAAACGTAACCAATGTTCATTCAGAGTACTatagataaataatattacctTGACGTACGGACACTCGAATTCTGAGACAAGGGAACCATCTCTTGTGAAAACAGCCACATGAAAACGGTTACCGTGCGAATCACCTATAAGCACGTCACCGGCATCGCCAACATCAATGCCGTTTGGAAAGTTTGTTATGTTCTCACAACCGATACGGCGTAAAAATAGACCTTCTTCATTGAAAACTACTACACAATGTCCTTTAAAATCGCAAACGAAGTACTCCTTCCCTAAAATAACATAGTTTTTATATAAATGTTGGGAGTATCTTCGAATACTTGCTCATAGTCGCAGAGAAAAGATTACAAGCTGAATAATAGGTCGTTCCAAACTCACCACTGATAGCAATATCACTCGGCTCTCTCATATAATCGCTGCAGTCAAACCACCGGAGAAGTTCTCCAGTGTCACTGATGACAAAAACAGTCGGAGATACGCTATCTACAGCTACAATCTGCCCTTGACTAGTGACTGCGAGTCCAGCTACTATGTCGATATATCGAATAGCTATTTTCTTGATGAAATGGCCATTTTTAGTGAATATCTGCATTCTAGAGCGCTCGTTACCTCTGTCGCACACAACAAACTTCCCACTATTTCTCATCACTGCGACCTTTCGTGGGTACCATAATTGACCTTCTTCTTTTCCAGGGATACCGAATTGGAATTTGAATGTTCCAATCTTCTCGAACACCTTGTATAAACGAAATTGCACTGCATTAAACTTtgtgaggaaaatttcaatctttggATTCTTTCCTGCATCAATGCTAATTCTTTATTTCCTACAACCCCAAAAAGTACCTGAATTCTGTGGTTATTGGTATCAGCTACTACTATGTCCTCGTCTGTCCCCAAACAAAATCCATGAGGCGAGTTAAATTGTCCTTTACTCGGTCCTAGCTGTCCAAATTTGCACCTAATCTGCATAGGGGTAAGTTTTGGGTTGCTGGAACGTGGGTGAGCATAATTCCCACTTCCAGTACCACTAACGTTACCTACTGTGCCACCGACAGCAACGGGGATGTTGTGCATTGAGTCTCCTATAAGATCATCTGTAACAGTTTTGATTGTCCCTACTGAAATCGATTTATCTGATACCATTGAATGCAAAAATTCAATAGAAAGAATAATATAGACTATAGGAATAGTTCCCTGAAATTTATTACTTCACTTACCTGGTCCCCGCGAAAGTATTGGCGATGTTGAAGAAGAGAGTGATTGAAATCCTCCGTTTAAAATACTATTAGCAGTCAAAGATCCTAGGCTAGAGTTGTCGACCAAACTAGGAGATGGACCACGGCCCAGAACTAGGCCCCCACCTCCGTTCAAAGCAGTGTTACCGAGATCTGTATACAGTGAGTTGTTTAATTATGATGAtcttaaataattaattgggCTCGGGTGTTTGGGAAGTGGAAAcattgtgaaagaaaaattaaaataacataTTGTTGATGTTGAAATTTACCTTGATTACCAAGTGTGTTTCCAAGCTTGGCTAAAGCCTGAAGATTGTTGATGGCATGACTTGTCGAGCTGAGGTCCCCGGTAAACAATTCAGCCAATGTGAAGGACGGAGTAGGGCTGGAATTTGAGCTGGGGCCTACAACGCCACTGTCACCTGCCATCTCCACTTTTTCAGCTAGACTGGCAAGTTGCTGAAGATTGTACTCTTGAATACTAGTGAGACCGTGAATTGGACCTGGGGGAAGAGAGACAGGAGGCGGTGGTGGCGGTACATTTTGGGGACTGGAAGTCGGGGGGATAACGAATGACGGTTCACCTTCAAAGGATGACTGCATAGAAGCAGGAAGTGAAATGGGGGAACTGGTAGTAATTGAACTAGGACAACCCATTGAATTATGGGCCATCTGTTGAACGGAAACTCCAGTAACGCTTGGAGCTTTTTCCTGAGTCCTGGTTGGCGTACTTTCCGTGCGAAATTTACCGAAGGATTCCTGTAAATCACCACAGGGGTAACAGTTAGGTAACAACTCCATAAAAATCCAATCAGGTTGTTACCTAAATACTCCTATCATTTTACAATCCCATGGAACCACGCACTTGGAATTATAGTTGCTAAGTTTGTCGTTTGCCATCAGCAGTACCAAACATTGCTTTATTAGACAAGTAGCCCAATAGTGCTCAAACATTGCACCAACCAAAACTATTATCCCGCAaaactgttttatttattggcgttttattttatcttgcTTCAAGTACAGAAAAGTTTTATGGAAACTTTGAGAACAACTAAAGTTATATTTGGAAATTGATTTCTGTGAATATTTGAGACTTTACTGATGGGCTTACTAACTTCGATAATTAGAGTTCTAGACAAGCCACTAAAGAGGTTCAACCTTTTTCAAGTCTTCTGTTAGCAAATTGGAAATCCATTGAAAGGAATAATTTCATATAACACTTCTATGGCgtcaaaatgatttcaaagtACTCGAATTTTCCTCATCTATTAAGCTTATCAGTAATATCTTACCTCAGGTAcagttttcacaattttttaactaCCTAACtagaatttgaataatttgcatTACTGCAAACTACTTACCTTGACAGTCTTTTCAAAGTGGTTAAAGTCCGTTTCAAACTCAATAGAGAACGTGACGTTTAGCTTTGGTGTACTTTTGATTAGGCTCAATAGTTGTGAACCAACTACTCTTCGAAGAGCTAGAATCTCGACTGCATCTCCGTGCTCTAATAGTCTTGAGGTAAAACGACAAGCATCTTCTATTTTCTCGACGGTTTTCTCGACGCTGGAAAAAGAGCAATTTCCATAACTTTTATTAACTCAATTATACATCTCTGCAGCAAATCagttggttgaaaaaatataggCATGATTTCCACAGAATTTTACGATGAATCCGAAGGGGAAACAACGGAAAGACAATATCATTctatagaaaataaattttgaatgaagGATTTTCTTCACCTATGGAAAGTATCCATTATCTTGAGCTCACGTTCGGAATGTAGTTGTTCAAGTGTGTCTAGAGCATTTTCCCGGCATTTTTCGAGAACTGCCTTGTAACTTTGAAAAGTCTCGTTAATTAAATCTTTGGCCTGGTCATGTTGAGCTTGCAACTCGCTAAGCGCATTGTCCAACTGAGACGAGGCCTGATCGCATTCTGCAATTCTAGATTTGCTTTCAGTCATCAAGTTACAGAGTTCCTCTTTCTGTCGCGGCTCTGCATCCGTCAGTCGCTCGTACTGGTGATCCGGAGCCTTGTGTTCAACCAGCAAGCACTCGTTGCATATTGGCTCCTGTCGCACAGAATTTAACATCAAAATTAGTTACAAGTTACAGAACAAAATCATGAACTATTCAAAATGGTACATGAATTAGAAATTCAACTGTGAAAACCATATATTGTGTTCTgatacttgaactaaaattGTCAATTCAATATGGATTACGGACGAGAATCAGTGCATTGAATGCTGGACCTCTTTCATCAATAATTGTGCTAGGTTTTTCTAAATAATCGTGATGTCTTTGTAGAATGATTGTagtatttcattatattttggATAGTTGTATTGTCAGTTAAAAAACTGCCAAGACATAGTAGTTTTCGTTACTAGAGTATAAAACACGGTTTTACACGCCAAGTGCCTGACATGATCGCACAAAGGTGTAAATCGTTACGCTCGTGATGCATACAATCTTTTTTGTCCTACCAGccgtaaaattgaaaaagattgtaaaaaaattacaaaaaaaaaaaagacaggaTGAAGAAGGTCGCGTACATGGGCACGGAAGGGCAAAGCCCAAGTGGGGGTGAGCAGCCCCTCCTTAAGAACAATAATactttattgttaaaaaatatatttattcatatttattaaatgtaatgataatataaattttttgattcatcACAGAAAGGTTTGTAactgaatgaaaatatgaactgGGTTCAATTATGTGATTTAcaaatgtaaatttaaatcaaaCAACCTTTATCAATcaattgttaatttttgaattttcaaactcaaaatgaaagtgaaaattgttaattatgCCTTCCGAAGCTTGACCTGTATTTTATCCCGATGTTGATTTTTCCTCTTACATACTTTTTCAACTTAAACGTACAGGTGTGTAAGCGGGATTTTAGACCCACAAAACGGACCGTAAAATCCCATTTTATCCCTACATGGGGCAAAAAAATCTAACAGGTCAAcagattgtaatttttttttcctatcatTTCATTCTGTGTACAGacgtttgaataaatattaatcaaaTTGGTAATATTTTCGTAGGTATTAAACATTAGTGGactaaaaattgcaatttgaTAAACTGATTTTTATCTCCTGATGATTTAAAGATCGAACATTGTTCTCTATGTAAgcttttaatttcaatttttaccagGCAACTGTTTTTTGTTGGGTCGcttttatcaatattatctCTAGCTACGTAAAGTAGACAATAATCAATCTTTAAGGTGACTAGTGAAAGATGTTTGATCTTTAAATCATCAAGAGATAAAAATCAACTTAtcaaattgcaatttttaattcactaATGTTTAGTGCGTACATTTcaaatgttaatttttcacaatttgttACCTATGtctttttaagaaaaaaaaatatgatattaGTTTCTCTGTTAGAGTCAGAAAGTCTGGATAAAATACGTGCTACATTTAATTGTACACAAAATTTCAGAATGTGGTTGCCACAAATGTCGAAgtcatttaaattaaaaagttagaaaaaaattaggagagaatttattatatttattatgaaatgcaaacgtatttcaatttgttttgaTAGCATAGACAAGTGGGtaggaaaaatgttgaaaacaaatactaaaaaaaaaaaaattcggattATTATGTTTCAAGTTTGGAAATTGACTCTGATGCTAATTCTTTGGGATGCTAATTATATGAATATCGAAAATTAAGTTAATCAATGGCATTCGGTACTTCAGTTTGCATTCATTTCTTCTAAAAATAACATAATTGAATCAAGTCTTGGATTTCTTGAGCTTCTAAAAGTGCAGATATTGATTCAAATAGATTTGCAGCAAGAAATATTACTCGTGTTTGTGTTATTTAGTATgagattcattttattcattattcacGAAACGATTTGCATGTTGTTTATATTTGTGTCGGCGAGTCAATTTTGTAGCTTATGACGTTTGCTGTACTTTTGTGAATTTGCAGTATACGAATACAACAGATGCCTCAAAATTGTATAACAAATATGTACCACGTCACGAGTTCTTTAcattttcttaatttcacTAGCAGCAGCAAGTAGCGAGATTAGTTATGGGAGCgatgtaacaaaaaattaagatAACTCATAAATAAAGATTCCAATTCATAAATATGATATCTTATAACTCGATGGAAATTGTCAATCCTCCTGCTCTTTTCAGATAAGCTATTGATGACTACTGTCTAAATTGCAAGCATCACGAGTGACACAGATTGTTATGCGCTTAAAATACATTGTAAAATGACGCAAAGTACTAACCTGACACGTGTAGcagtaaaatttcatattttcggCAGGATGAGACTCACAAAAAATAGGTTTATGTATAGGTATAGCTTCGTTGGATTGTTTAAGCTCTTCAAAAGCGATGACCTTGTGACTTTCAAAGCACCTCATAAATTGGTGAGCAGTATTACAGTTCGGGCAAAGAAAATTGGCGCAATCGGAGCATCGCGCGACCGCGCTTTCCTTAGTTTTGCACGACGTGCACAACACGGCCATGTTCTCAATGGCGGACATATCCAATATATTGGTAAGAACGTAGTCGCACATGAGTGACCCAGCACCCTTAGGTCCAACCCTAGTTTCCTGTTTGCACTGAGGACAGCTCAGAACTGAACCAACTTTAGAGTCCCCGGCTTCGTCCATCAAAAGTTTATCCAAACAAGCTTCACAGAACACGTGTAAACAGCCCAGGACTCTAGGAGAGCACAATTTTCCCTCGCAGAGACTACATGCCTGGTCCCTAGTGTCTTCGGCTCCGCAGGTGATCTCCTCTAAAGCGTCTCCAGGACTTCCCGCAGCATAAGTTCCATTCCTGTCGCCAAAAATGTCGCTTCCGTCGGTTTCCTCCATCCCTAAGGACCCTCCGGTGGTCGGAAGCTGAGCTGTTCCGGAGGGAACAGCGATAGCGGAGGATGCCATTAGTCGATGATATTATAAgtttatgataatttttttatttccttctttttcttcaaactttttttgcACTACTTTCATGTAAATTGTTTGCTCTTTATGCGTAATGTATCGAGGGTCGCAGAATAGGCCAGTTAAAGTTTGCTCTTGTTGGAGTTAAGAGAGGACctgaaaaaagcaaaaaaaaaacgaataatggggaaaaaaacataaattaataatgcggaaataaacttttttttcttgttcgaTTATCCACGCTATACCAGAATACGTTTGATTGAGCCCGTAATAGCGTTGATCGATACTTGGTTGACGAGAGACGCCGAGATTCAAGGGAagcgtatattttttcatacaaataaaCGCATTAATATGCGATCGTGCCGCGATTACAATgcggagatgaaaaaaatgttgcgcTTGCCGTTCCGATGACCAGAACGGACATCGTGTCCACGGATATTTCAGCTCAGAAGTTAACGCGATACGTGGTACTCCGTAATTTGAGTAATTCAACGTGCTACGAACCTTATGTTTGAATGCTTTTCATATTTACATCACGCTTCTTGCACATTTCCAAATGCCCACCACTgccattttggattttaatttttaatacaatcAACTTTTCGACTTTCGTATACCAAGGATCCTGCGACCACCATTATTGAACGCGAGGAACACACTCCGAGTATTACCAGTATTTCTTGTTCTCCGTCCCGATTGGCCCCCTTCGTCCAACGACGCTCGACTATTGGCTCAGCGACGGATGGATGCCACCGGTACTCCGGGTTTCCGATGCGCTTGCCTACCTCGGACCGAGAACAACTAACGCTAATAGAGTCGGTAACACGTATGAGGAAACGACGGTCGATAAATTCAAATGTTATAAGCCGCTGCATGGCGTGCTTCGGCACGCGCCTACAACCTCTTCCGGCTTTTGCGCATTGCCGCGAGCCCCGTTTGCTCGACAAAGATGTATCGAATAAAAGGTCACGATCACTGGATTCGATGAGCTTTCATGCCCCCACACATGTCTTCCTGTCCTTGTAACACATAtcctatgtatacatacatgtcgATACATACATCTTACGCTATCCGCAATTCCGCATTCAGGCGATTTAGGTTGAACCCGTGGGAAagggtagagaaaaaaaatcaatcgcTTTGTAATCTCAATTGCCTGTCACGTATTTCTCGAGTGTGACACGATATCGAAACCTCAATTAAATATTTGGTACGAATACAATCAGTGAAGATACATAAATCATGATCTTTCACGATTTACTGAGGCAAATGAAGTCCGGATGAATTCTACCCTAGTTTTGCTGCGAATTTATTACCAGTTGCCCTAGTTCCTTATAATACGATACATACTGCAGTAACTCGTACCTATGCATGGTAGGGTGGTCCTCATTTAGAATGTTGACGAATTTATTCCGAATCACCCCACCAAataaactataaataattcaaaaacaattcacaattttttccagatttttatatcaactGTAACCCGTGCCTGTAAGAGGAAGGATTTcccaatttaaaatacacgtatttCGGACACGTCcttagtatatattttactgtaaaagtaataatgttcgaaaaaatccATGAATGTGAGGTTCTAGTGAGcattagtgctactatctgagaaaaaattcacatcatcataccagGTTATATAGACAATTGCAtttcttataaataaaaagaaaaagtcaaaTTTCTAGGGTGTGCAAATCGTCGAGATTGGttggtatgatgatgtgaattttttctcatatagCAGTACTAATACTCACTAAATCTTCGCAATTACAGATTGATTCGAACATCGTcactcttacaataaaatatatgctgAGAATGTATTTGAAACAGGTGCATTTTGAATGGTGATATCCATCCATTTACAGGCACGGCTtagaattgatataaaaatctgaaagaattatgaaattgttttggaattatttataattgatTTGGGGGGtggtgcgaaaaaaaatcgtcaacaTCCTAAGTAAGGATCACCCTAATGTATGGATATACCTTTATTTACACTGCAGCATCGTTATATCACGACGAGATGGCTGTTTTCCGAGTATTTGATTTCAGACCTTTAGTACCGATGACGATTGACGCTGTAGTATCCAGACATGATACGAATATCCCTTGCgtgaaaaatagtataaaaattctACGTTCAGAGCTCCATATCGGGTGTGATGATCGTAAAATGGTCACGACTAGTTTATATTTTCCGCAAGCACCGCATTAGGAAAAACTTGTAATATCGACCTAAGCGTGCTGTACGATTGACGCCGCGATGTTGAAATTAAACATCCATGATAGCTGTTGCGTAGGAAATTTATGATGTCTAATATAGTACAAGTTAAACGTATGCAGCTTGATTCGCTAATTAAGTGACATTTAGCATTACTGCATGAACAGGGCGAATAATTATGAGCTTGCGCACAACGACGAAGGTAAAGCGAAATAAAGCAGAGCCGGTGTGCAGCCGGGGTTGTGTAGGCGCGGCTGGAAATCGCTCCTGATCATTAAGCTCAGGGGTAATTTGAGCAGAGCCGAATCGAGGCCAACAGTTTCCACAGTTGATCCAGTCCGACGACTGGCTAACGCCTCTGCAATCACTCGTCTTAAGTACGACTCCTGAAGATACGATTTTGcgatttcctacaaaaatatattatcaCTGCTACATATCCCAGTCTGCAATCACTGAACCCCTGATGCAAAGGCATGCGCGTTATCGAAGAAATCGGAATTAATGGATTGGGGCGCGCAGGTACATATCATATACCCTTAGCATGCTtagttatattataatactgATTTTACGGATTTTAGATTTTACCGCTTTTACCAATACATCGCCGGCGCTCTTTAACACTTGATTAAAactcaaattatatatacaaataatcAAACCAACCCTCCAATTCAGAACTTACTCGATCCCAGTTGTGTTTTTAAATATGAGTAatgtattacatataatataacgtaGCTGGAATTAGTTTTATTcatatgagaaaaaaagaggatataaaaatattggtaCACATACTCAAGGATCTCATTGACCTCATTGAATTTTTGTCACGATAATATCGTGAGAATATTAGAAGAAAGAAGTaaacaacaaatattattatcagcAATTAATATATAGTACCGGATCAGTGTATTATGCTAccaattataaaattttctggtAATAAATGTTCATTCAAATTGATACCCACACTGCAacaagctgtgaaaaaaacgaatacaCTTCAGTGTATTCTTGCCTCATGATATTGATTCAAATTCCTTCTTTTTGTGCAGATATTTATGCGTTACTCGCTATGCCTGGCATTAGTGAGCTTTCCGCTCGCTATGCAAGAGGAGACGACGGTATCGAATGGATCGACGAACTGCCCTGCGGAATGCATCTGCCTATCACCGACCCAGGTAATGATGACAAATAGTTGTGAAACATTTGATTATTGTATTTCGATGAATGCTAATGCTAGAGCaacgaataatttcaaaatgagAATCTATTTTCAACTTGAACTGAAATTTGGCAGGTGCTTTGCAACACAGGCGGCTTGGTGGAAATCCCTACCCTTCAATTACCGCCAACAGTCGAGGATCTTTCTCTTACCAAGAATGATTTTCCAATAATAAAAAGTGACGCTTTTTCTGGGCTTCGAGGTTTGCGTAAGCTGAGCTTGGATGGAAATAATATCTCTTCGATAAAGCCCTTTGCTTTTCGTGGTCTGAATAAGATGCGAGAACTGTCCATTCAGCACACCCCATTAGGATTTATAGGTCAATTTTCTTTTGCCGCCCTGCAAAATGTCacacttttatttttagcTCACAACAAGATAAAGTATATCGAAGGATATTCCTTTGCTGGGACTTCCAACATTAAATTAATTCTATTGAGTAATAATCCGCTGCACTCTATTCAGAGCAACGCGTTTTCTGGCCTGACTAACGtcgatcatttaatttttccgtCTGGTATTCGAGTCATTGAACCCGATGCGTTCAGCGGATTGCAACACGTTGGTTTACTCAAATTAACTTTTATGGATTTATCCAGTTTAATGCCGTTCACGTTCAGAGGGCTGAGCTTTGTTCATGTAATTAACATTCAGGAGAGTGATCTTGGCGTCGTAAGGAAAGATGCATTCTCTGGGCTGAGTCATGTAAATAatctcaatattttgaaaaacaaaatcgatGTTATCGAACAGCTTTATTTAACATCTGATCTCGCTATCAATGTATTGAGATTCCATGGTAACCACATTTTAGAAGCACCTCGAACAGGTGACACTTTGTTGGACATTAATACTATAAGCGCGATCGACAATCACTTTCCATGCGATTGCCAGATACACGATATTCTGGAAAGTGATTTTGCCACCAATTCTACCACTGAATTCCAGAAACACAATTATTGCATTTCCCCAATTGAGTACAATGGTAAGTTAATGAGCTTCGTTGATTCAGAAATCATTGCAAAATGCCACGACAAAGTAGTTAAAGGTAATTTAGATTCTGGGGCGGAATTTACATTATCAATATCGATACCATTCCAAATTACGACGATACTAGCATTTACTACATTTTTATAGAAAGTGACTTTCTATG contains:
- the LOC124308230 gene encoding immunoglobulin superfamily member 10-like isoform X2, giving the protein MRYSLCLALVSFPLAMQEETTVSNGSTNCPAECICLSPTQVLCNTGGLVEIPTLQLPPTVEDLSLTKNDFPIIKSDAFSGLRGLRKLSLDGNNISSIKPFAFRGLNKMRELSIQHTPLGFIGQFSFAALQNVTLLFLAHNKIKYIEGYSFAGTSNIKLILLSNNPLHSIQSNAFSGLTNVDHLIFPSGIRVIEPDAFSGLQHVGLLKLTFMDLSSLMPFTFRGLSFVHVINIQESDLGVVRKDAFSGLSHVNNLNILKNKIDVIEQLYLTSDLAINVLRFHGNHILEAPRTGDTLLDINTISAIDNHFPCDCQIHDILESDFATNSTTEFQKHNYCISPIEYNGKLMSFVDSEIIAKCHDKVVKGNLDSGAEFTLSISIPFQITTILAFTTFL
- the LOC124307581 gene encoding brain tumor protein, with product MASSAIAVPSGTAQLPTTGGSLGMEETDGSDIFGDRNGTYAAGSPGDALEEITCGAEDTRDQACSLCEGKLCSPRVLGCLHVFCEACLDKLLMDEAGDSKVGSVLSCPQCKQETRVGPKGAGSLMCDYVLTNILDMSAIENMAVLCTSCKTKESAVARCSDCANFLCPNCNTAHQFMRCFESHKVIAFEELKQSNEAIPIHKPIFCESHPAENMKFYCYTCQEPICNECLLVEHKAPDHQYERLTDAEPRQKEELCNLMTESKSRIAECDQASSQLDNALSELQAQHDQAKDLINETFQSYKAVLEKCRENALDTLEQLHSERELKIMDTFHSVEKTVEKIEDACRFTSRLLEHGDAVEILALRRVVGSQLLSLIKSTPKLNVTFSIEFETDFNHFEKTVKESFGKFRTESTPTRTQEKAPSVTGVSVQQMAHNSMGCPSSITTSSPISLPASMQSSFEGEPSFVIPPTSSPQNVPPPPPPVSLPPGPIHGLTSIQEYNLQQLASLAEKVEMAGDSGVVGPSSNSSPTPSFTLAELFTGDLSSTSHAINNLQALAKLGNTLGNQDLGNTALNGGGGLVLGRGPSPSLVDNSSLGSLTANSILNGGFQSLSSSTSPILSRGPDDLIGDSMHNIPVAVGGTVGNVSGTGSGNYAHPRSSNPKLTPMQIRCKFGQLGPSKGQFNSPHGFCLGTDEDIVVADTNNHRIQVFEKIGTFKFQFGIPGKEEGQLWYPRKVAVMRNSGKFVVCDRGNERSRMQIFTKNGHFIKKIAIRYIDIVAGLAVTSQGQIVAVDSVSPTVFVISDTGELLRWFDCSDYMREPSDIAISGKEYFVCDFKGHCVVVFNEEGLFLRRIGCENITNFPNGIDVGDAGDVLIGDSHGNRFHVAVFTRDGSLVSEFECPYVKVSRCCGLKITSEGYIVTLAKNNHHVLVLNTLYIL
- the LOC124308230 gene encoding immunoglobulin superfamily member 10-like isoform X1: MDWGAQIFMRYSLCLALVSFPLAMQEETTVSNGSTNCPAECICLSPTQVLCNTGGLVEIPTLQLPPTVEDLSLTKNDFPIIKSDAFSGLRGLRKLSLDGNNISSIKPFAFRGLNKMRELSIQHTPLGFIGQFSFAALQNVTLLFLAHNKIKYIEGYSFAGTSNIKLILLSNNPLHSIQSNAFSGLTNVDHLIFPSGIRVIEPDAFSGLQHVGLLKLTFMDLSSLMPFTFRGLSFVHVINIQESDLGVVRKDAFSGLSHVNNLNILKNKIDVIEQLYLTSDLAINVLRFHGNHILEAPRTGDTLLDINTISAIDNHFPCDCQIHDILESDFATNSTTEFQKHNYCISPIEYNGKLMSFVDSEIIAKCHDKVVKGNLDSGAEFTLSISIPFQITTILAFTTFL